CGCAGACCGGCGACGTGCAGTACGGCAAGACCGGCGGCGAGCACTTCAACCCGGCGCGCGCCGGCATGGGCGGCTCCTCCAAGCCGGACCTCAAGGCCGAGTTCTCCGAGGTTTCGCATGTGCGCGGCACCTGCTCGATGGCCCGCAGCCAGATGCCGAACTCTGCGAACTCCCAGTTCTTCATCTGCTTTACCGACGCCCCCTGGCTCAACAAGCAGTACTCCGTCTGGGGTCAGGTCATCGAAGGCATGGACATCATCGACCAGATCAAGCGCGGTGAACCGGTGCGCGATCCCGACTCGATCGTCTCCATGCGGGTTGCCGCGGACGCCTGATTTGCGCTAATGCACAGACCCGCCCCGGTCGCGCTTAAGCCACCGGGGCGGGTTTGCTTTTGTTCGATACCCCTATGCGCGTAGACCTGTTCGATTTCGACCTGCCGGAGACTTCCATCGCGCTGAGGCCCGCGAGCCCGCGCGACAGCGCCCGCATGCTCGTCGTGCGACCGCAACGCGAGCCGGCTCTTTCCGACTTCGGTGTGCTCGATCTGCCGTCGTTCCTGAGCCCCGGCGATGCGCTCGTCTTCAACGATACGAAGGTCATTCCGGCGCAGCTCGAGGGCATTCGCCGGCGCGGCGAGG
This DNA window, taken from Sinorhizobium fredii NGR234, encodes the following:
- a CDS encoding peptidylprolyl isomerase, with the protein product MAEIKDPENTIIMETTKGRVVIELRPDVAPGHVARIKELSREGAYDGVVFHRVIEDFMAQTGDVQYGKTGGEHFNPARAGMGGSSKPDLKAEFSEVSHVRGTCSMARSQMPNSANSQFFICFTDAPWLNKQYSVWGQVIEGMDIIDQIKRGEPVRDPDSIVSMRVAADA